A stretch of Coturnix japonica isolate 7356 chromosome 11, Coturnix japonica 2.1, whole genome shotgun sequence DNA encodes these proteins:
- the PHLPP2 gene encoding PH domain leucine-rich repeat-containing protein phosphatase 2, protein MGEAGPGHKDAPDPEEDEAAAVGARGGRAGPRGVVRVLKRNVKRNGSRSCLNRSRFSSRERDWLREDVGRGCVYVYGGDSAASSDLRLVLCTVDTPAAEICDGEERKNLFVQLHGDLVRRLEPTEKPLQIVYDYLAGLGFDDPVRVQEEAANSDLSCMIRFYSEKPCQMEQLDRILLSGIYNVRKGKTQLHKWAERLVILCGTCLIVSSVKDSHTGKMHILPLVGGKVEEMKRRQYTLAFTSAGAQAQTYHVSFETLAECQRWHRQASTVVSMRLSMVDLSCYSLEEVPEHLFYSQDITYLNLRHNFMRSSRAGSLDSLCRFSQLKSLNLSHNRLGEFPVSLCEISTLTELNMSCNGLHHLPSQISKLLNLQSFWLDGNFLTSLPEELGSLQQLSCLGLSFNNFCELPAICEKLTVLDKIAMAGNLLENLDLKVLNRMSHIKSVDLRLNNLKRAAADTLEGNKSVTYMDLRDNQLTDLDLSSLGCLEQLHCERNKLKELTLSGFSLRALYASNNCLTSVSVYPVPGQLTCLELSHNELQCVPDWACEAKKLEILDMSYNVLVELPSRILSSLSLRKLIVGYNNLQSLPPLQEHIPMEVLDLQHNLLTKLPETLFVKALNLRYLNASANSLESLPSACTGEESLSMLQLLYLTNNNLTDQCIPVLVGHPNLRILHLANNNLQAFPASKLSKLEHLEELNLSGNKLKTIPTTVANCKLLHTLIAHSNDISIFPEILHLPRIQIVDLSCNELNEILIPEALPAALQELDLTGNTKLVLEHKTLDIFSHITTLKIDSKPSLPTDSALTSTFWSHGVAEMAGQRNKLCVSSLALGSFAEGMEAVYGMFDGDKNEELPRLLQCTMADVLLEEVQKSDTMFMSNTFLVSHRKLGMAGQKLGSSAVLCYIHHDMADSASTFSLTVANVGTCQAVLCRSGKPLLLSKVFSLEQCTEEAKRIKEQKAIITEDNKVNGVTCCTRMLGCTYLHPWILPKPHVSSIPLTVQDELLLLGNKALWEHLSYTEAVSAVRHLHDPLAAAKKLCTLAQSYGCQDNVGAMVVYLNISEDNCTCEMHGLSLPGPGGFSSTTAKTATPSSSSGIASEFGSELSASEVSSEVGSTASDEHNAVGLDGSLLPRQERRCSLHPLLPSSIFQRQPSSATFSSNQSDNGLDSDDEQPVEGVMTNGSKVEVEVDIHCSKGRGLEFDPPALEYSSSAPGVEDDSGLVLVIQRQNSINSTVAHGGVKEKCELQKSPSTCCLYGKKLSNGSIVPLEESLNLIEVATEAPKKKTGYFAAPSQMEPEDQFVMPPDLEEEVKEQMKQQQENGADQEQKEEPAGGLAEEFDTAL, encoded by the exons ATGGGGGAGGCCGGGCCGGGGCACAAGGACGCGCCGGATCCCGAGGAGGATGAAGCGGCGGCGGTCGGAGCgcggggcggccgggccgggcctcGCGGCGTCGTCCGGGTGCTGAAg AGAAACGTGAAGCGCAAcgggagcaggagctgcttgaACAGGAGCCGGTTCAGCTCCCGCGAGCGGGACTGGCTGAGAGAGGATGTCGGCCGGGGCTGCGTGTACGTCTATGGAGGAGATTCTGCAGCTTCGTCTGACCTGCGCCTGGTGCTCTGTACGGTGGATACCCCGGCAGCTGAGATCTGTGAcggggaagagaggaaaaacctCTTCGTGCAGCTCCACGGAGACCTGGTCAG GAGGCTGGAACCCACTGAAAAGCCCCTTCAGATTGTGTATGACTACTTGGCTGGGTTGGGTTTTGATGACCCTGTCAGagtgcaggaggaggcagcaaaCTCTGACCTCAGCTGTATGATTCGCTTTTACAGCG aaaagccCTGTCAGATGGAACAGTTAGATCGCATCCTGCTCTCTGGAATCTATAATGTGCGCAAGGGGAAGACTCAGTTGCACAAATGGGCGGAACGCTTAGTGATTCTCTGTGGCACCTGTCTCATCGTGTCCTCTGTTAAAGACAGCCACACAGGGAAGATGCACATCTTGCCTCTTGTCGGAGGGAAG GTTGAAGAAATGAAACGTCGGCAGTACACTCTTGCTTTCACATCTGCTGGAGCACAAGCCCAGACATACCATGTCTCCTTTGAAACACTGGCAGAGTGTCAGCGGTGGCACCGACAGGCATCCACG GTTGTGTCTATGCGACTTAGCATGGTTGATCTTTCATGCTACAGCCTTGAGGAAGTACCCGAGCATCTCTTCTACAGTCAAGACATCACCTACCTCAACCTACGACACAATTTTATGAGATCAAGCAGAGCAGGGAGTCTTGACTCTCTTTGCAG GTTTTCTCAGTTGAAGAGCTTGAATCTGTCTCATAACAGACTGGGGGAGTTTCCTGTATCGCTGTGTGAGATCTCTACTCTGACCGAACTCAATATGTCCTGTAATGGACTTCATCACTTGCCAAGTCAGATCAGCAAGCTGCTGAa TCTACAGAGCTTCTGGCTTGATGGGAATTTCCTCACATCCTTACCAGAAGAGCTTGGAagtctgcagcagctcagctgtctTGGGCTTTCCTTCAATAACTTCTGTGAGCTACCAGCAATTTGTGAGAAACTCACTGTTTTAGACAAAATAGCCATGGCAGGGAACTTGCTAGAGAACCTGGACCTTAAAGTGCTGAACCGTATGAGTCACATCAAAAGTGTGGACCTGAG GCTGAACAACCTgaagagagcagcagctgacaCGCTGGAGGGGAATAAATCTGTGACTTACATGGATTTGCGAGATAATCAGCTGACAGATCTGGATCTGAGCTCATTGGgctgcctggagcagctgcactGTGAGCGGAATAAGCTGAAAGAGTTGACACTGAGTGGCTTCTCCCTTCGGGCTCTGTATGCCAGCAACAACT GTCTCACATCTGTCAGTGTTTACCCGGTTCCTGGTCAACTGACATGTCTAGAACTTTCCCA CAATGAGCTACAGTGTGTCCCAGATTGGGCCTGTGAAGCAAAGAAACTGGAAATTCTGGACATGAGCTACAACGTCCTTGTGGAACTCCCATCAAG GATCCTCAGCAGCTTGAGCCTTCGGAAACTGATAGTGGGGTACAATAATCTTCAGAGCCTTCCACCTCTTCAAGAGCACATTCCAATGGAAGTGCTGGACCTTCAGCACAACCTATTGACTAAACTCCCTGAGACGCTCTTTGTCAAGGCCCTGAA CCTCAGGTATCTGAATGCTTCTGCGAATAGCCTGGAGTCCTTGCCCTCTGCATGTACAGGGGAGGAGAGTCTGAGcatgctgcagctgctttaCTTGACCAATAACAACCTCACAGATCAATGCATCCCTGTCTTGGTGGGACATCCGAACCTACGGATCCTGCATCTGGCAAACAACAACCTTCAGGCTTTCCCTGCAAG CAAACTCAGTAAGCTGGAACACTTGGAAGAGCTGAATCTGAGTGgcaacaaactgaaaacaattccCACAACTGTGGCAAACTGCAAGTTACTTCATACACTTATTGCTCACTCTAATGACATCAGCATCTTTCCAGAGATCCTGCATTTGCCTCGTATACAG ataGTGGACTTGAGTTGCaatgaattaaatgaaatcCTAATCCCTGAGGCACTGCCAGCTGCTTTGCAAGAGCTGGACCTGACTGGAAACACAAAGCTGGTGCTAGAACACAAGACACTGGATATCTTCAG TCACATTACCACGCTGAAGATTGATTCTAAGCCCTCCCTCCCAACAGACTCAGCACTCACTTCTACTTTTTGGAGTCATGGAGTAGCTGAGATGGCTGGGCAAAGAAACAA GCTGTGTGTGTCGTCCCTGGCACTGGGGAGCTTTGCGGAAGGGATGGAGGCTGTGTATGGCATGTTTGATGGTGACAAGAACGAGGAGCTGCCACGTCTGCTGCAGTGCACCATGGCTGATGTGCTCCTGGAGGAGGTACAGAAGTCGGACACAATGTTCATGTCCAACACCTTCTTGGTATCCCACAG GAAGCTGGGTATGGCTGGGCAAAAGCTGGGTTCCTCTGCTGTCCTTTGCTATATTCATCACGATATGGCTGATTCAGCGAGCACCTTTTCTCTGACTGTGGCCAATGTGGGAACGTGCCAAGCTGTTCTGTGCCGAAGTGGAAAACCACTGCTCCTCTCCAAAGTCTTCAGTCTTGAGCAGTGTACCGAAGAGGCCAAGAGAATCAaggaacaaaaagcaattaTAACAGAG GACAACAAGGTAAATGGTGTGACTTGCTGTACTCGGATGCTGGGCTGCACATACTTGCACCCTTGGATCCTGCCCAAGCCACATGTCAGTTCCATTCCACTGACTGTACAggatgagctgctgcttctAGGGAACAAAGCACTGTGGGAACACCTTTCTTACACGGAGGCTGTCTCAGCTGTGCGCCATCTACATGACCCTCTAGCTGCTGCAAAGAAACTCTGCACATTAGCCCAAAGCTACGGTTGCCAGGACAATGTAGGTGCAATGGTGGTGTATCTGAACATCAGTGAGGACAACTGCACATGTGAGATGCATGGCCTCTCTTTACCAGGCCCTGGGGGATTTAGCTCCACCACTGCCAAGACAGCGACACCTTCCTCTAGCAGTGGAATTGCTTCAGAGTTTGGTAGTGAACTGTCTGCCTCTGAGGTCAGCAGTGAGGTGGGCTCTACTGCTTCAGATGAACACAATGCTGTGGGTCTCGATGGCAGTTTGCTGCCACGACAAGAGCGACGTTGCAGCCTACATCCTCTGCTCCCCTCAAGCATCTTTCAGCGCCAACCTTCCAGTGCCACCTTTTCCAGTAACCAGTCTGACAATGGCCTGGATAGTGATGATGAACAGCCTGTGGAAGGTGTGATGACAAATGGCAGTAAAGTGGAGGTAGAGGTGGACATCCACTGCAGTAAAGGAAGGGGTCTGGAGTTTGATCCTCCTGCTTTAGAATacagctcctctgctccaggGGTAGAGGATGACTCTGGACTTGTCCTCGTCATTCAGAGGCAGAACAGCATAAACAGCACAGTTGCACATGGAGGGGTTAAGGAAAAGTGTGAACTGCAGAAATCTCCTTCCACATGCTGTCTCTATGGA